In Falco naumanni isolate bFalNau1 chromosome 15, bFalNau1.pat, whole genome shotgun sequence, the DNA window TTTCTATTGCTTTTACTTACAGAAGTAGAAAGCCTCTCCAAGCCTAATAAGAGTCAGAACTATGAACCAAGAACTATGGTCAGTATATAAAAGCAGCCCTGGAAGTCACCACGGCAGAGGTACTGGAGACAGGGgttgggttgttgggttttttacccCTGCTGTAGTCACATCTGCCTTTGCAGCTCTTTTTACGCTGCATTCACCTATTAGTCCCAGTCATGAAACACGCCTTCAGGTCATCATCCTAAACAGCTACATACCACCTCCAagcaattaactttttttacaTCCTCCTTTTAACTTAAATAGTTCTCCTCTTTAATTACTGTAGAGGattttcccccacctttctcCTTCTAAAGCAAAATAGAACATAAggatatttttctctgtatttcctGAACCAGACCAGTTCACCATTTCTTATCTCACATGCATTCACTGAACTGTTGCTCTGAGCAGCATCATTTGTCATAACTTGATGTGGAAGGATACAATAGGAGAGAAAAGTGAGACAGGGAATAATGGAGTCCCTGGTATTACTGTTAGTCTCTTCCATGTTCCAGTTGCTACCTTAAACAGGCTTCTGTTCAGCTTGGAGGCATATTACACATTCCATTTTTTGTGGGAGTACAATGGCTCAAACCCTTAACATGGAGTTCTGCAGTCTCGAGATTTCTATCCCTTGATTATGGCCACCCTAATGCTGATGCAGACACATAGCAAGTTCATTCAGGTAACTCACTTCTCTAAAAAAGTGAGTATATTTGGTAAAGATTATCTTCACCATATTGAACTCTCTGGATTAGCTCACGCAGTCACACAAGCCCTGTCACCATTGCAAGGAAGAAGAGCTGGGACTACAGCAGACCAAATATACATCAGCTTGAGGTATCGGGGAAACAAGCTCACAGGCCCCTTCGTTCACCTGTGCAGTGCCTAGAAATGCTAAAAAGCTGTAGACAGTTGCTTTGAGACTGTGCACTCTGATACAAAGCCAATTATCAGTAGTCCTAGGCTGTCAGGTACCGACTTCAAAGATCAAACAACAAACTACAGAtttcaaaccaaaaaacatatatatatgtacatacagCAAAATTTCACAAGCACAAAAGTGTGTTGAATAACCAAAACACAGCTCACTGCACTGATGTTTCACTTGCATTGAAAAGTAGGCTGGAGTCCATCCAGCATgtaaaacttggaaaaaatgcAAGCTGCAAGActacaaagtttaaaaaaagcttaaaaggAAATTCAAAAAGAAGCTGGCCGTtttgaggagaaaagaaaaaggaacaggcAGGTCACGAAACTGCCAGAATGCTGAATTCCAGAGAGCAATAGCCAAAAGGTGGGGGGTACTGCTGTACAGGTTGCTCTTTCACATTTCATAGCTGCACCATGTCTTAATAGTTCAAGAGAACAAAAGACACTCAGAATTTTGTTAACTAGCATCTAGAATTGTTTTAGACTCTCTCCTGCCATAACAGTGCTTTGCCAGAATTAAATATTAACTACGAAACTGAAAACGTAATGGAAATGATGTTGCTTTCCCTTTTAAGCTTGTCTGGCATAAGAAGTAAGCCCAGAAATAGAGAATACAATTAAATAACCTGCcctaccacccccacccccctccatcAAGAACAAGGGACACAGTCTTTCAGTGCTCACCAGGTAATTATaactgatttcatttttatctgttcAAAGTTATCATCTAACTTCTGAAAGCAATTATTCACTTGCTTTGAAACTCTGAAGCTTCTCTGGTAGTTTTTGtgttagttttctttaaataaacaccaggcttctttgttttattattcCCAATTCACAATTAATGGTCTAGTGCCACAGTAATAATGCcaacagtattttgcaaataatacTTATGTATTTGCaaactattattttatattataattGTATATCATTATAAACGTATGTATTTGACATGCATTTATTTAGGCACATATTGCAATTATGCAAACCTTGCAGACACTATCACCCACAACCCAGTTTCTCACATCAACCTTGAATTTATCATCATTCAACTTAATAACTAAATCAGTGAGCACATATAGCCACAGTTACAGAAGTGTGGCTCTACCCTTAACTCATCTAtacattttttcacatttcttctattttttcctttcatagtGCACATAAATGCTTGTACAAATAGCTCTTGACAGAACCCTTAATTCAGCAGTGAATTAATTTGTAAGGCATTAAAACTGGCTTATGTTGTTACTGTTAGCATattattttcagtcttcaaGGTTTAGAAAAACTGAGATCACGCAAAAGCAGTTTCATTGCTTTCTACTGGTTTTTGAAGTGtgttccagctgaaaaaaaatagccaGGTTCTTTTTTAGCTgtcaaaaatactaaaattttcAGTCACAAAGCAGTGTTCCCAGAGAAGCTGATGAATGAACATGTATGTTAACAGGGAAGCATGAACAGAATGTACTTGAAAAATACTTACAAAGTTCTCATCTTCTGAAGTAAAAAACATATAGAGAATAAAAGCAGGGATCTATTTTTGaactacatttcttttaagtgtTCTCAGGCATCTCCTCAGGACTGGTGCTGTTTGTAGGACAGTACTGGAGACACTGGCAGAACTGGTGATATTGGAGTTGTAGTTAACACCTGATTCTGgaacacaaacattttaatcCTACCAAACAACCAAAGAAAGATAAGGAGAATGCTGACATACTGGATCCAGGCAAATTTAATCACTTCCCAAAATCCTGGCTGATATTTAAAGAAAGTCAAGGAGCATTAACAAAGAAGCTTCTGATACTACCACTGCAATAACTAAACAAAGGAACTCAGAGGTGGAAAGGCACAAAACCCGTTAGACATCACTTTGTGTGGCAAATGCAAAGCCTCTGAGCCATGGAAATCCTTAAAAGCCTTTTAGTGTAGTACGTTACAAAAGCTGAAGAGTCTGTCCCAGAAGACACTTAAACCAATTCTGTGGAAAGTGCCTATTTCATTCCTAACTCACCAGAAAATAGTTATCTGTAATACTCAGGCAGGTAAACAAACCTCATAAGAAGTGTGCTCCATAAAGATTACTTTAAACTCAGACTTGTTCTTGCCTGAAAAAATGAGTAAAGAACATAACgaacaaagaattattttgtaaaaagaaaaatttcaggtCTGTCTGCACATGTAACAGATTACCCACATCCATTGCAGAGGTTATTATTTGGTGAGCGTATCTTATATACAGATTTCTAGTGATCTGCTTTAGGTCACAGAATACAGTATCATGCTTTGCTAGCGGCACCCACGACAGGCTGGGACAGCAGGCGCTGCAGCACCAAAGCAAGACTTACTAAGGATAGTCACTTGAATGGGTTAAGAACCTGCCTTAAAGGCCAGTTTAGCAAGACTACTAGGAACCTGtgttgcttttcaaagaaaggcaaaaagtaGTTATGCAAGCAGAACCATCTGGAGGAATGAACGAATAGGTATTCAGTTGACTCCAGAACTACAGCATTTGCTTAGCTAACAAATACAAAGTTTAGCAACAGGtctagaagaaaacaattttcatttggCCTGTACATGAAGGCCCAAATATGCAACCCTGTTATGTCACAGTTAATGCAGTTTTCAAAGGATATAAGATCATTTCCACTGGGTAATGAATAGTGGCGTTGATGATAAATGGTGTATCTGCCGCTCTCCCAGCCACCCAAACAGGGTTGGGATCTGAAAAGACTGTTGTCACTAAAATGAGGAAAGGAAACAGCCAAGTTAAGGGGCTTTTCAGTCTTAATACAGAGCTCAAATCCTCACAGAACAGCTGCCAATATGCTAACTTCTGCTCTCCTGCAATTCACAACTACACATGCAGGCTTACCATTTCTATCCCAGTATGCTGCAACGATGTTTGTTAGATCATAGTCACTTGCAAAAGGACTTGTGCCGTTCACCACAGACACCTGTTACAACAAGGAGATACTTGCATTACTTGTCGACTCTTCGGGAAAGTAATTCTACAGAGTTTCTTGCGCAAAGTAACCATGCCCTTTAAGCAACGCACATGAACATCTTGGCAGAATAACCTTGTTCACCTTTCAGCCTAACAGGAAAACACCAGTTTCAAAGTTCTAGGGTCCACTCTGTGCAGAGCTACAAATAATTTGGGTGTCACCTATGGTACTAGGAAGATAAAGAGGAGGGAAAttgatgggaaaagaaaaaaaaagaaaagtttcctCACATTATATCTGGTATCCAGTCCACAATGGTTAAGTAATTGCCTCTGGTTCAGTTTCAGGTCTCCATTCATACAGAGCTGGGACCCTGGCACAGgagaaaagaactgaagaaaagccATGCTCTGCATCACAAACGTTGACATTCTCTGAAACAGTTAACAGGAAAAACCCAGAATTAACAGAATTTaagcagggggaaggggggacatGACATACTGTTCTACTTCTTTGTAACTACAGGTTTTCTGCAtgcattttggggttttttctggcTCCCAAGCTTCAGATCATCTCACTAGTCTAAACAAGAGAACACcaaataagaaatattaattacttcttttaaaaaaaagttacctaCTTTAGTTGTTAGTTAACTTGTTTTATAAACCAAACAAAGTTCCACAGGAAATTCAGTGAAGTGCAACAGTCTGTATCTAGTGACAGAAAGATCTGACTTGCCATAACATGGGAAAAGTGGCAAGATGACTAAATGCATGGAGACACACTTGAAAATACTCAGCGGTCGGAGCCAGCCAAGGACTCCTGCTCTGCAATACAGACCAAACAAGGAAGTTCCTTAGCCCTTATCAGCCACGCAGTCTGAAGTTAAATTTTCACATTTACTGTAAAACAAAGGTATTCCGGGTATCAGAACTCCCTGTGATACTAATCACTGACCTAATACTGCAGCACAAATTTAGGACTGTTGGGCTTTTACTATGGGCCTCACAGGTTTAAGAATGTTTTCTATACCACACAGCTATGCTTGCTAAGCTTGTCCATTCACAATCAGCAAAAGTCTCTTGGACAAACTAAGCCCAATCTCTCTAGTAAAACAACTTCTTGTCTATGTGGCTGCATCCAACACAGCTCTATACTATTGCTCCTTCATGGATTCCATGGATTCTTTGTGCACTAGTGTATTACTCGCTGCTTTAGGTATTAATTGCACTGCCGCCTGAGATACAGTGacagcagaattttattttctcgTCTCCCTGTAACaccttcttccccctcccagtTACAAGATACAGAAGATTCTGGCAGATGATTACCACTGCTTCAAAAGCTGTTAAGTAAGCAAAATTTGTGGAGTTTTAGGCTGCTGTAACAGCCTGCCCCTCCACCTCAGAAAACTACCTGGTTATGTCAAGACACAGCAGTATGTAAGAATGCACACCCTTCTGCCTAGTCCCAAGATTCTCAGTTATTTCCCGACGCCACCCACACTGATATCCACTGTTGCACATCTCTGTCCTCTGTGCTGCACTACAGCCCGAGAGAACAACACACCttcaaaaaaccctcaaaaactAACTAAACCTATCAAAATATGCCACAGAACTAGACTAGGAATGACACAGCACAGGAGGAGAATATTAAATACTTCCtagtaaaataaatctttcagaTAGGAATTTCATATGTGGAAAGGTTCTTTCACCTTTTGTGTAACCACTACTGGAATATTACACTAAGCCTGTATGtcagaacaaataaaatctaaaaatgctCACATAAAGCTGGTAGGAAAAGAGCAGAATCAGCTGAACACCAACTACATGTTCTGTAGGTTGTAGTGGAAGTTCCAATTTAAAGTGCAACTGATCCATTTTGCCATCTTGATTTTTGTCTTCTTCTCTAGTCTAAAAGAAtcaataattttttattattttttttacagacagGAACTTctgttaagaaagaaaaacaaaaaaggtaaaaccccAGGGGATCTCCACAACTGCAGCATACTCATACTAATTTGCATAGTcaggaaagcaataaaaactCTTGACTTCACAGACAAGAAGCCTGCAATTTTGCCTCTTATATAACGTCCCGTATGCCCCTCAGGGAGGGAAAGCTCATCAGACTCTTCAAGGTCTGTTCTGCCCCACGCCGCTTCTACCCACCTCCCCTGCATGCTACAAAGCATGCCTTAGTGCCGAGTCTCCTGCCACATCCCCTGCAAACCTGTGACTGACAGTTCGGCTTTTGCCTCTTGCTGCCCCAGCCTCTTAACGGCCTCTGTACAGCTCCTGGTTGTGAGCCAACGCTCCCTACGCTTCCGTGCCACAAATGTCCAGTATTTCAGCCACCTGCAAACGTAACAGGACTCACAAcagaagtaacagaaataacTGCCACTGTTGAACCTCAGAAGGAACAAcggctgcagggcagaggctCTGTGCTTCAGGAAAGTACATCCCTGCTTTCACACCCGGGGGCTACCTAGCAACCCCTACACACCTCGGATCATGGTAAGCCATAGGGCACAGAGGGAGGGCACAACTAATTTGAGAAAAGTAAATGGATGTGTTCATGCAAACTACCAGTGGCACTAGTGGCTCGGTTGTGTTTGGTTCATGGTTGGGCTTGCTGATCATAagggtctttcccaacctaaacaCTGAGAGGGAGCAAAACCGGACCGGTTAAAAACCACTTGGCCCAGGCGATTTTTACTGTGAGACGTGAGGCACGAAGCTGAAGGCAGCAACGCACGACAGGCTCGTAGGCGCCGCCAACTCCTGTcgcccgggcccgccgccgccccccagcccccccgtgcccccgccgggcccgggcaTGCCTACCGCCAGCAGCGGGACCCGCAGCCGgtcctcctgcagcctgttGAACGCTGGGAACGTGCTCCACGCCAAGAAGCTGCCCGGGCCGAGCCCGAGGGTGGCCACGACGAGCATCTCGTACCGGAAC includes these proteins:
- the TMEM231 gene encoding transmembrane protein 231 isoform X1, with protein sequence MVRAGGERGQRRRGPCAGGRGLLPGGRACRCHGPCHNNNSRGSAGGISGSLFPSNPEGAASGRGSRGGAAAAGGRAGSSLAGAGLRAGLSRGARGCALGSAAAARGPVSLPWPFPGASRLTAAVGPGRQPCPLIGWRARSAVTRGQTRRPVRLAGSAMAGVELFSHPTLHTRYRAGLCSAAALALLLITVLTYVPPLLVAYRSHGLWLKHSAYLEQPTVRFRYEMLVVATLGLGPGSFLAWSTFPAFNRLQEDRLRVPLLATREEDKNQDGKMDQLHFKLELPLQPTEHVVGVQLILLFSYQLYRMSTFVMQSMAFLQFFSPVPGSQLCMNGDLKLNQRQLLNHCGLDTRYNVSVVNGTSPFASDYDLTNIVAAYWDRNVTTVFSDPNPVWVAGRAADTPFIINATIHYPVEMILYQPGFWEVIKFAWIQYVSILLIFLWLFGRIKMFVFQNQVLTTTPISPVLPVSPVLSYKQHQS